A region from the Arthrobacter gengyunqii genome encodes:
- a CDS encoding ASCH domain-containing protein — protein sequence MDTPTDSIEPDFEAAAVLWDAYAAANPEQAAADSQYNVETFGDSPKLADELLALVLDGSKTATSSLVAEYAEDGDQLPRIGIHWIVCDSTGAPRAILRTTELRLGTFRDVDEAFARDEGEDDRSLESWRREHRRYWERTSAARGISWSESDELVLERFKVVWRADA from the coding sequence ATGGACACCCCAACTGATTCGATTGAACCGGACTTCGAGGCCGCGGCCGTTCTCTGGGATGCCTACGCCGCAGCCAACCCTGAACAGGCCGCTGCCGACAGCCAATACAACGTGGAAACCTTCGGCGACTCGCCGAAGCTTGCCGACGAGCTGCTCGCTCTGGTGCTCGACGGCAGCAAGACCGCCACGTCTTCGCTGGTTGCGGAGTACGCGGAGGACGGGGACCAGTTGCCGCGCATCGGCATCCACTGGATCGTCTGCGACAGCACCGGCGCCCCGCGGGCCATTCTGCGGACCACGGAACTTCGCCTGGGCACGTTCCGCGACGTCGATGAGGCATTTGCACGCGACGAAGGCGAGGACGATCGCAGCCTGGAGTCCTGGCGGCGCGAACACCGCAGGTATTGGGAGCGCACGTCGGCCGCGCGGGGAATCAGCTGGTCCGAGTCCGACGAACTGGTGCTTGAGCGGTTCAAGGTGGTCTGGCGGGCTGACGCCTAA
- a CDS encoding FAD-binding monooxygenase produces MQFHHHGYVSGDPRVQPAAGVGLDRPEELPDQVDVLIVGSGPAGMLTAAQLSQFPNITTRIVERRDGRLAIGQADGIQARSVETFQAFGFAEEIIAEAYRITEMCFWRPDPEDPSRIVRSGRALDDESGISEFPHLIVNQARVLDYFARVMANAPTRMKPDYGFEFVGLEVDDDAEYPVTVTLLHTAGPAEGTERTVKAKYVVGSDGARSKVRSAIGSTMAGDQANHAWGVMDVLANTDFPDIRTKCAIQSSNGGSILLIPREGGHLFRMYVDLGVVPEDDNGAVRKTTIEQIISQANGIMAPYTLDVRNVAWHSVYEVGHRLTDRFDDVLPADVGTRTPRVFITGDACHTHSAKAGQGMNVSMQDGFNIGWKLGHVLDGRSPEALLSTYSAERQVVAKDLIDFDKEWSTLMAKRPEEFENPSDLEDFYVRTAEFPAGFMTEYTPSMLIAEAEHQDLAAGFPIGKRFKSATVRRVSDTNPVHLGHQAKADGRWRIYVFADPAQAGAPSPVTDLAHWLDTAPESPLAATPEGADRDAWFDVKVIYQQDHTGIDLNAVPAVFKPEVGPYQLTDLAKVYGADPKADIFEERGLDRGGVVVVVRPDQYVANVLPLTATAELGEFFAPLLPARESQL; encoded by the coding sequence GTGCAGTTTCACCACCACGGCTACGTATCCGGAGACCCCCGCGTGCAGCCGGCCGCCGGCGTCGGCCTTGACCGCCCCGAGGAACTTCCGGATCAGGTTGACGTACTGATCGTCGGTTCCGGCCCCGCCGGTATGCTGACCGCCGCGCAGTTGTCCCAGTTTCCAAACATCACCACCCGGATCGTGGAGCGCCGCGACGGGCGCCTGGCGATCGGCCAGGCAGACGGCATTCAGGCCCGCAGCGTCGAGACTTTCCAGGCCTTTGGCTTCGCGGAGGAAATCATTGCCGAGGCCTACCGGATCACGGAGATGTGCTTCTGGCGCCCGGACCCCGAGGACCCCTCGCGCATTGTCCGCTCCGGCCGTGCCCTCGATGACGAATCAGGCATCAGCGAGTTCCCCCACCTGATCGTGAACCAGGCCCGCGTGCTGGACTACTTTGCCCGGGTCATGGCCAACGCCCCCACCCGCATGAAGCCGGATTACGGCTTCGAGTTTGTGGGCCTCGAGGTCGACGACGACGCCGAGTATCCGGTCACCGTGACCCTCCTGCACACCGCGGGTCCGGCGGAAGGCACCGAACGCACGGTGAAGGCCAAGTATGTGGTGGGCTCCGACGGTGCCCGCAGCAAGGTCCGCTCCGCCATCGGCAGCACCATGGCCGGCGACCAGGCCAACCACGCCTGGGGCGTGATGGACGTTCTCGCCAACACCGACTTCCCGGACATCCGCACCAAGTGCGCCATCCAGTCCTCCAACGGCGGCTCCATCCTGCTCATTCCGCGCGAAGGCGGTCACCTGTTCCGCATGTACGTAGACCTGGGTGTGGTGCCCGAGGATGACAACGGTGCGGTCCGCAAGACCACCATCGAGCAAATCATCTCCCAGGCCAACGGCATCATGGCGCCGTACACGCTGGACGTCCGCAATGTTGCCTGGCACAGCGTCTACGAGGTGGGCCACCGTCTCACCGACCGGTTCGACGACGTCCTGCCTGCCGACGTCGGCACCCGCACCCCGCGCGTGTTCATCACCGGCGATGCCTGCCACACGCACAGTGCCAAGGCCGGCCAGGGCATGAACGTCTCCATGCAGGACGGCTTCAACATCGGCTGGAAGCTGGGCCACGTGCTCGACGGCCGCAGCCCGGAGGCCCTGCTCTCCACCTACTCGGCCGAGCGCCAGGTGGTGGCCAAGGACCTTATCGACTTCGATAAGGAATGGTCCACTCTGATGGCCAAGCGGCCCGAGGAGTTTGAAAACCCTTCGGACCTCGAGGACTTTTATGTGCGCACCGCCGAGTTCCCCGCCGGTTTCATGACCGAGTACACGCCGTCGATGCTCATTGCCGAAGCCGAGCACCAGGACCTGGCCGCCGGCTTCCCCATCGGCAAGCGCTTCAAGTCCGCAACCGTGCGGCGCGTGTCGGACACCAACCCCGTTCACCTGGGTCACCAGGCCAAAGCGGATGGCCGCTGGCGCATCTACGTCTTCGCCGACCCGGCGCAGGCCGGAGCTCCGTCGCCGGTCACCGATCTGGCCCACTGGCTGGACACGGCTCCCGAATCGCCGCTGGCAGCCACTCCCGAGGGTGCGGACCGCGACGCCTGGTTCGACGTGAAAGTCATTTACCAGCAGGACCACACCGGCATTGACCTCAATGCGGTGCCGGCAGTATTCAAGCCCGAGGTTGGCCCGTATCAGCTCACGGACCTCGCCAAGGTCTACGGCGCTGATCCCAAGGCGGACATATTCGAGGAACGCGGCCTGGACCGCGGCGGCGTGGTGGTGGTGGTGCGCCCGGACCAGTACGTGGCCAACGTGCTGCCGCTGACCGCGACGGCAGAGCTCGGGGAGTTCTTCGCTCCGTTGCTGCCGGCCCGGGAGTCACAGCTCTAA